The following coding sequences lie in one Haladaptatus sp. DJG-WS-42 genomic window:
- a CDS encoding pyridoxamine 5'-phosphate oxidase family protein, with protein sequence MTIDDLGEYGVVRMDDEEVTKFLSSQHVGVLSLPTDGAPSMRPLSFWFDGKHRLYFLYLGGESGRKALLSDEADTARFLVYRAETMFNWRSILLTGTISQVEDDQHALDELMALPQRPDLFKEAIDAEETVLYRFDITEQTGIKHLGLPAGLEAAESDDPTV encoded by the coding sequence ATGACAATTGACGACCTGGGGGAGTATGGGGTAGTGCGAATGGACGACGAGGAAGTGACGAAATTCCTGTCGAGCCAGCACGTGGGGGTGCTCTCCCTGCCAACGGATGGCGCACCGAGCATGCGCCCGCTGTCGTTCTGGTTCGACGGTAAACATCGTCTCTACTTCCTCTACTTAGGAGGCGAGTCGGGTCGAAAAGCACTCTTGAGCGACGAAGCGGACACCGCCCGATTCCTCGTCTATCGTGCCGAGACCATGTTCAACTGGCGGAGCATTCTCCTCACGGGAACCATCTCGCAGGTCGAAGACGACCAACACGCACTCGATGAACTCATGGCACTGCCCCAGCGCCCCGACCTGTTCAAGGAAGCCATCGACGCGGAGGAGACGGTGCTCTATCGCTTCGACATTACAGAACAGACGGGCATCAAGCATCTCGGACTTCCGGCGGGACTTGAAGCGGCCGAGTCTGACGACCCCACGGTGTGA
- a CDS encoding sugar transferase yields MVSGWAYRTASVAGTLLLTVLAVQVANHPFSQQALTMLPVLGRLPSTTLTGGALVLAILTAVVVVLGVMFPLFKPQPRRILDVIAVTHKRVLIAGLALAAIGYFDYTYRLPRSTLLLVVGLLFGLLPAWFVGIRKSPDVGERAILVGDDLRGMMELLDETELPVLGYVSPPMPDRGREHARKQSVSPGAAMADGGVTFEQLPCLGGLSRLESILVEYDVDTVLLAFSSTDRAEFFGTLETCHATGVNAQIHERQADGVLTRETTRETIRTIDIEPWDWQDYMVKRAFDVVFSLVGLVLLAPVMVLIALAVKLDSRGPVFYSQERTAERGETFRVYKFRSMVVDAESGSGAKISEEDAGGVDPRVTRVGRILRKTHLDEIPQLWSILKGDMSVVGPRPERPELDVEMEIDTGRWNSRWFVKPGLTGLAQVSGATGTNPKEKLHHDIEYIQQQSFSFDLKIIARQIWKVGMDILEMIHIRSD; encoded by the coding sequence ATGGTATCAGGGTGGGCGTATCGAACCGCGAGCGTCGCAGGTACATTGCTCTTAACGGTTTTGGCCGTGCAGGTGGCGAACCATCCGTTCTCTCAGCAGGCGCTCACGATGCTTCCAGTACTGGGTCGGCTGCCCTCGACAACGCTCACTGGTGGGGCGCTCGTGTTGGCGATATTAACCGCGGTGGTCGTTGTTCTTGGCGTGATGTTTCCGCTGTTCAAACCCCAACCGCGTCGCATTCTCGACGTGATTGCCGTCACGCACAAGCGCGTCTTGATTGCAGGGCTTGCCCTCGCCGCGATTGGCTACTTTGATTATACGTATCGCCTCCCCCGGTCGACGCTGTTGTTGGTCGTTGGCTTGCTGTTTGGGCTGCTCCCCGCGTGGTTCGTCGGCATTCGAAAGTCCCCGGACGTGGGCGAGCGCGCCATCTTAGTTGGAGACGACCTCCGCGGGATGATGGAGCTGTTAGACGAGACGGAGTTGCCGGTGCTCGGATACGTTTCGCCGCCAATGCCCGACCGCGGCAGGGAGCACGCGCGAAAACAGTCTGTGTCGCCCGGTGCCGCGATGGCAGACGGTGGTGTGACCTTTGAACAGTTGCCGTGTCTCGGTGGGTTATCTCGGCTCGAAAGTATTCTGGTCGAGTACGACGTAGACACCGTCTTGTTGGCGTTTTCGAGTACGGACAGAGCGGAGTTCTTCGGGACGCTTGAGACGTGTCACGCAACGGGTGTGAACGCGCAGATCCACGAGCGACAGGCCGATGGCGTGTTGACTCGCGAAACGACCCGCGAGACGATTCGAACGATAGACATCGAGCCCTGGGACTGGCAGGACTACATGGTCAAACGAGCGTTCGACGTGGTGTTTTCGCTGGTTGGGTTAGTGTTGTTAGCACCAGTGATGGTTCTGATTGCACTTGCAGTGAAATTGGATAGCAGGGGGCCCGTGTTCTACAGCCAAGAGCGGACTGCAGAGCGCGGTGAGACGTTTCGGGTGTATAAGTTCAGGAGTATGGTCGTTGACGCAGAGAGCGGTTCAGGAGCAAAAATTAGCGAGGAGGATGCTGGTGGTGTTGATCCTCGAGTGACTCGAGTTGGACGGATTTTACGGAAAACACATCTCGATGAGATTCCACAGCTTTGGTCGATTTTGAAGGGCGATATGAGCGTTGTCGGTCCTCGACCAGAACGACCGGAGCTTGACGTTGAGATGGAAATTGATACGGGGAGATGGAACTCTCGGTGGTTCGTCAAGCCTGGTTTGACGGGATTGGCTCAAGTGAGTGGTGCGACCGGAACCAATCCAAAAGAAAAATTACATCACGATATTGAGTATATCCAACAGCAATCGTTTTCATTTGATTTGAAAATCATTGCTCGCCAAATATGGAAGGTTGGAATGGATATTCTTGAGATGATACACATTCGGAGTGACTGA
- a CDS encoding glycosyltransferase family 4 protein codes for MRILRVAQTLYPDVKGGGAYHVHAMSRDQAAKGHDVTVVTIRRASSLPKREEKAGYTILRFDPTVELLGNPISVGVARFLQTADSFDVVHAHSHLYFSTNLAALKRAMGDIPLAITNHGLYSQNAPEWLFDGYLRTIGRWTFNQADVVFCYTEGDKERVQRFGVDSEIAVVSNGIDQERFTPDGPESELIPTDGKVVLFVGRLVEGKRPLDAVDAVAKLREAVPDVELYFCGDGPLRESVEQRAMERGITDSVTFLGHIPYDKMPEIYRSADVLLLTSRAEGLPRTILEAFSSDIPVVVSALEQITPLVKGGGEAVEVGNVEAFSVALETVIGGDFNPQKRVRQEFSWDDTVVQTTQILATLVE; via the coding sequence TTGCGAATTCTTCGAGTCGCACAAACGCTCTACCCCGATGTGAAAGGTGGTGGAGCGTATCATGTCCACGCAATGAGCCGTGATCAAGCCGCGAAGGGACACGATGTGACTGTGGTGACGATCAGGAGGGCCTCCTCACTTCCGAAGCGAGAAGAGAAAGCTGGCTATACAATTCTTCGATTTGACCCGACGGTTGAGCTACTGGGAAATCCGATTTCAGTAGGCGTTGCTAGATTCCTACAAACTGCGGATAGTTTCGATGTTGTACACGCTCATTCTCATCTATATTTTTCAACAAATCTTGCCGCACTCAAACGAGCGATGGGAGACATTCCGCTGGCGATTACGAATCATGGACTCTATTCACAAAACGCTCCCGAATGGCTGTTTGATGGGTATCTCCGCACCATCGGTCGATGGACATTCAATCAAGCAGATGTCGTTTTTTGTTATACTGAGGGAGATAAAGAACGCGTTCAACGCTTTGGAGTAGATTCAGAGATAGCAGTGGTTTCGAACGGGATTGACCAAGAGAGATTTACGCCAGACGGTCCCGAAAGCGAATTGATTCCCACTGATGGGAAGGTGGTGTTGTTTGTGGGGAGATTAGTTGAAGGAAAGCGACCACTGGATGCGGTTGACGCAGTTGCCAAGTTGAGAGAGGCAGTACCAGATGTTGAACTGTATTTCTGTGGTGATGGTCCACTTCGAGAATCGGTCGAACAACGAGCTATGGAACGAGGAATCACAGATTCAGTCACCTTTCTTGGTCACATACCATATGACAAGATGCCGGAGATTTATCGCTCAGCAGACGTGCTGCTGTTGACGAGTCGAGCAGAGGGCCTGCCGCGTACAATTCTTGAAGCTTTTTCCTCCGACATTCCCGTTGTTGTTAGTGCGCTTGAGCAAATTACACCACTTGTCAAAGGCGGAGGAGAAGCAGTCGAAGTTGGGAATGTGGAAGCGTTCTCAGTAGCATTGGAAACTGTCATTGGTGGGGATTTCAACCCTCAAAAAAGAGTTCGACAAGAGTTCTCTTGGGACGATACCGTTGTTCAAACGACACAAATACTTGCAACACTAGTAGAGTGA
- a CDS encoding ABC transporter ATP-binding protein, producing the protein MSNDLSRRDQARALARVGQFRPALTIGIICLSVFAALLEGIGLSFLLPIVELAQGSGNIENADGVLGVFVSVYQFVGVPFSLETAIVGVAIAMVVRYSSSFLVAWLKAALQTIYVRELQTRAFDNALSAKIGYFDEEGSDDILNAIVTQATYAGRTIEWIVRIVEQGFLSLMYLAVALYFAPLLTVIAAVFLGGLTGVVRGVLESGYAVGDRVADANERLQQSAQAGTQGIRDVKLFGMSEELFADFEGAVNQFANSTIALRRNQAAIDNFYQMVTAVTVFGLIYVAVAIASMSLASLGVFLFAMFRLAPRVSTLNNLVYKLEGDLPHLVRTQAFIDELDDEAEPESDVENLPQKVDRVEFSDVSFSYTEDERVLQNLSFDVDSGDFVAFVGSSGAGKSTIVSLLTRMYEPNSGEIRANGIPIDRFDIGKWRSRIAVVRQNPFVFNDTLRYNVTIGNRNATQEQIERACEIAQVTEFIENLPNGYDTVLGDNGVRLSGGQRQRISIARALLKDADVLVLDEATSDLDSTLEERVHSAIEAMEHDQALLVIAHRLSTVMNADRIYTMADGRITEVGSHDELVDDDGAYAELYATQTQG; encoded by the coding sequence ATGAGTAACGATCTTTCACGACGTGACCAGGCCCGTGCACTTGCTCGAGTCGGACAGTTTCGACCGGCGTTGACTATCGGTATTATATGTCTCAGCGTGTTCGCGGCATTGCTGGAGGGTATCGGACTGAGCTTTTTGTTGCCGATTGTTGAGCTTGCACAGGGTTCTGGGAATATTGAGAATGCTGATGGGGTACTCGGTGTGTTTGTTTCCGTGTATCAGTTCGTCGGGGTTCCATTCTCACTTGAGACCGCAATTGTTGGCGTCGCAATTGCAATGGTTGTTCGCTACTCGTCGAGCTTTCTTGTGGCGTGGTTGAAGGCGGCGCTCCAGACCATATATGTCCGTGAATTGCAAACACGGGCATTCGACAATGCACTGAGTGCGAAAATCGGCTACTTTGACGAGGAAGGATCCGACGATATCCTGAATGCAATCGTCACGCAGGCGACGTACGCTGGCCGCACGATCGAGTGGATCGTTAGAATTGTCGAGCAAGGATTCTTGAGTCTGATGTATCTAGCCGTTGCGCTATACTTTGCACCGTTGCTGACAGTCATTGCCGCCGTATTTCTCGGTGGCCTCACGGGTGTAGTTCGCGGCGTCCTTGAATCTGGATACGCTGTTGGTGATCGGGTTGCCGATGCGAATGAGCGACTCCAGCAGTCCGCCCAAGCGGGAACGCAGGGTATCCGCGACGTGAAGCTGTTCGGTATGTCCGAAGAACTCTTCGCGGATTTCGAAGGTGCCGTCAATCAATTCGCGAACTCGACGATTGCGTTGCGTCGGAATCAGGCAGCAATCGATAATTTTTATCAGATGGTGACAGCGGTGACCGTCTTCGGACTTATCTACGTCGCAGTGGCAATTGCCTCAATGTCACTCGCTTCCTTGGGCGTGTTCTTGTTCGCCATGTTCCGGCTCGCCCCACGGGTGAGCACACTCAACAATCTCGTCTACAAACTTGAGGGAGACCTCCCACATCTCGTTCGTACACAGGCGTTTATCGACGAACTGGATGACGAGGCGGAACCAGAAAGCGACGTCGAAAATCTCCCACAGAAAGTCGATCGGGTCGAGTTTTCAGATGTCTCCTTTTCATATACTGAAGACGAACGCGTCCTTCAGAACCTCTCATTCGACGTTGATAGCGGTGATTTCGTCGCGTTCGTTGGGTCATCAGGTGCTGGAAAATCAACCATCGTTTCGTTGCTTACCAGGATGTACGAACCCAATTCAGGTGAGATTCGAGCGAACGGCATCCCTATTGATCGATTCGACATTGGCAAGTGGCGTTCTCGAATAGCGGTGGTTCGGCAGAATCCGTTCGTGTTTAACGACACACTGCGGTATAACGTGACGATTGGCAACCGCAATGCAACCCAGGAACAGATCGAACGGGCGTGTGAAATCGCGCAGGTAACTGAATTCATCGAGAATCTCCCCAACGGGTATGATACCGTCCTCGGGGACAATGGGGTTCGACTGTCTGGCGGGCAGCGACAGCGAATCTCCATTGCCCGAGCCTTGTTAAAGGACGCCGACGTCCTTGTCCTTGACGAAGCGACGAGTGATCTCGACAGTACACTCGAAGAGCGAGTTCATTCGGCAATCGAAGCGATGGAACATGACCAAGCGCTGCTCGTGATTGCACACCGTCTCTCAACGGTAATGAACGCCGACCGCATCTATACGATGGCTGACGGACGCATCACTGAAGTCGGGTCTCATGACGAGCTTGTCGATGATGATGGCGCGTACGCTGAACTGTACGCGACACAGACACAGGGTTAA